ATCCGCAGAAGGTGACGGCCGTGATGCGTCCGAGCGCGACCTTCAACGCCGCCCTGGCGGCTGCGCAGCTCTGACGGCTGCGTGATCCGCGTCAGGCCGGTTCTCGGCCTGATCGCGGAACCGGCCGCGAACGACACGCCGACGGGCCGCATCGGCCATCGCGGCTGAATGGCCCGGTTCGGCCGGGCGCCATCTTCGAGCTCTGCACGTGCCCACACCTGCCTCTGCATCGGCCCGACATGACGCACGACCGCTGGCTGCAGCAGGCGAACCGGTGGTCGCCGTGCTGCCGCGTCCGGCGTCGATTCCCGGCTACCTGCAGCAGGTCTACTGGTGGGCCTACGTGCATCCCCGGTCGGTGCGGATCTTCGAGCGCCCGTGGCTGGTCAACGCGATCCTGTTCGGCCACTACGCGTGCCTGCGCGATGCCGCGCTCGACGCGCTGGGCCGCCCCGTCACCGGCCGGACGCTGCAGGTGGCCTGTGTCTACGGCAACCTGACCTCGCGCCTGTGCGAGCGCATGGCGCCCGACGCCCGGCTCGACGTGGTCGACATCCTGCCGGTTCAGCTCGACAACCTGCGTCGCAAGCTGCCGCCTCGCGAGGGCCTCGCGCTGCTGCACGCCAATGCGGCGGCACTGCCCGTCGCAGACGCCAGCTACGACCAGGTGCTGATGTTCTTCCTGCTGCACGAGCAGCCTGAAGCGGTGCGCCGTGCCAGCCTGGCCGAGGCCGTCCGGGTGCTCAAGCCCGGCGGTCGCCTGGTCGTCGTCGACTACCACCGGCCGGCTGCCTGGCACCCGCTGCGGCCCCTGATGCGGCTGGTGTTCGGCCGTCTCGAGCCCTATGCGATGGACCTCTGGCGCGACGAGATCGAGCGCTTCCTGCCGCCGGATTTCAAGCCCGCCTCGTCCAGCAAGTCGACCCGATTCGGCGGCCTCTACCAGCTGCGGGTCATGACACGCCCTGGCGCCGACGGCCGGCCCTGAACCGCCTGTGCGACGCGCGCCGCGCGTTGTCGTCTGCAG
This portion of the Leptothrix cholodnii SP-6 genome encodes:
- the rquA gene encoding rhodoquinone biosynthesis methyltransferase RquA, with the protein product MPTPASASARHDARPLAAAGEPVVAVLPRPASIPGYLQQVYWWAYVHPRSVRIFERPWLVNAILFGHYACLRDAALDALGRPVTGRTLQVACVYGNLTSRLCERMAPDARLDVVDILPVQLDNLRRKLPPREGLALLHANAAALPVADASYDQVLMFFLLHEQPEAVRRASLAEAVRVLKPGGRLVVVDYHRPAAWHPLRPLMRLVFGRLEPYAMDLWRDEIERFLPPDFKPASSSKSTRFGGLYQLRVMTRPGADGRP